The following proteins are encoded in a genomic region of Caldalkalibacillus thermarum:
- a CDS encoding Hsp20/alpha crystallin family protein encodes MALIPYEPFRRLEHMRRDLDRFFHDLPLFNQELNIPRVDVYETDTEVIASCELPGLEKKEDVDIDVQEQQLTISGVINRVQEVQEEHMYRKERFSGRFQRTVPLPAPVSAEGTKATYKQGILEIRMPKQERTNRKRIDVEFH; translated from the coding sequence ATGGCTTTAATACCATACGAACCATTCAGGCGTTTGGAACATATGCGCAGGGATCTGGACCGTTTTTTTCACGATTTGCCGCTGTTTAATCAAGAGCTGAATATACCCCGGGTGGATGTATATGAAACGGACACAGAGGTGATTGCTTCATGTGAACTCCCGGGACTGGAGAAAAAAGAGGATGTAGACATTGACGTACAAGAGCAACAGCTGACCATCAGCGGTGTGATCAACCGGGTGCAAGAAGTACAAGAGGAACACATGTATCGCAAGGAACGGTTTAGCGGCCGCTTTCAACGCACTGTTCCCCTGCCGGCACCTGTCTCAGCAGAAGGGACCAAAGCCACATACAAACAAGGGATTTTGGAAATCCGCATGCCTAAGCAGGAACGGACCAACCGGAAGAGAATTGATGTGGAATTTCATTAA